The nucleotide window AAAACTGGAAACACCTTGCACAAATTTCTCAATTAGAAGATATATTTTTTTCCGCAAAAATGATATTAGAAAAAATAAGAACTAATAAATATCGAGCTTCTATTTTTACGCAAAAAAATATTCAAATTACTATTATTACTGATGCACTCTGCGATATGCATCAAACAATGCTATTCAGCTTAAAAGAAGGATTATTTTATTCAGTTAGTCCATTGGCTAGGATAAGTCTTGAACATGCAATAAATCTTATATATATATTAGACGATGACACTAGCCAGAGAACCAATCAACTTTCCCGAAATTATATCGAGACAACATATAAAAAATCTGAACTCTGGTTTCAACATGAAAAAGAATTTGGGACTACAGAAGAAATATTTGCCTCAAAGAAAAAGTTTGATTTTATTAAATTTGTAAAAAATAGCAATGCGTCACTAATGAAAAAATGCTCAAATTGGCCTAATACCTTCGAGCGATTTAAGCAATGTGGTGCTGTAAAAGCATATAGAACAATTTATGCTATGAACTCAGATTCGGTACACTGTTTGTCCGAAGATATGTTCAATTTTGGTACTATATCTAAATACCCTGCGCAGCTTCAGAAATGTGTTTTGGATTATTTGAAGTCTCAAAATGCATCCTTATCGGTCTATCTGTTTTGTCAAACACTTCGTTTTTTTTGCTTCGGCTTGCAAAAATACTCACTATTAGTAAAGA belongs to Mycoavidus sp. B2-EB and includes:
- a CDS encoding DUF5677 domain-containing protein; translated protein: MENLKIEFEETATKNWKHLAQISQLEDIFFSAKMILEKIRTNKYRASIFTQKNIQITIITDALCDMHQTMLFSLKEGLFYSVSPLARISLEHAINLIYILDDDTSQRTNQLSRNYIETTYKKSELWFQHEKEFGTTEEIFASKKKFDFIKFVKNSNASLMKKCSNWPNTFERFKQCGAVKAYRTIYAMNSDSVHCLSEDMFNFGTISKYPAQLQKCVLDYLKSQNASLSVYLFCQTLRFFCFGLQKYSLLVKNDECNANLNRLCKELSYISEIHNIDLFEDLIKK